The sequence CGCCATCAGTTTTTCTCCACCTGCCAGTATTCAAGTTCAACCGGGGTTTCCCTCCCGAAGATAGCCACGCGAACCACCAGCTTCCCCCGGTCGGGATCGACCGTTTCGACGATCCCGGTCATGTTTCCGAACGGACCGTCTATCACCTTCACCGCTTCGCCGACGATGTAGAGCACCTTGGGCTTGACCTTTTCCTTCTTCTCCTCGATCTGCCCGAGAATCGCCGCGATCTCCTCGTCCTGAAGGGGCCGGGGAGGAACGCTCGCCCCCACGAAACCGATCACGCCGGGAGTCTCGTTGATGAAGTAATAGGCTTCGTCGGTGAATTCCATGCGCACGAAGACATAGCCCGGGAAAAATTTTCTGGACGTGATGATCTTCTTCCCCGACCTGACTTCCGAAACCTTCTCGGAGGGGATGAGGACCTCGGAGATCACCGACTCCATGTTTTCCAGTTTGAGCCGGCCGAGCAGGGATTCCCGGACCTTCTGCTCCTGGCCGGAGAGGGTGTGGACTACATACCATTGCTGGGCCATGTCTTAACCTATAAACAGTTTGATTGCCTTGGTCAGAATGAAATCGAGAACCCCGATGAAAACCGCGAGCA is a genomic window of bacterium containing:
- the nusG gene encoding transcription termination/antitermination protein NusG; its protein translation is MAQQWYVVHTLSGQEQKVRESLLGRLKLENMESVISEVLIPSEKVSEVRSGKKIITSRKFFPGYVFVRMEFTDEAYYFINETPGVIGFVGASVPPRPLQDEEIAAILGQIEEKKEKVKPKVLYIVGEAVKVIDGPFGNMTGIVETVDPDRGKLVVRVAIFGRETPVELEYWQVEKN